One window of the Larus michahellis chromosome 24, bLarMic1.1, whole genome shotgun sequence genome contains the following:
- the LOC141734514 gene encoding feather keratin 3-like has translation MSCYDLCPPKTSVAVPQPIAESCNELCARQCPDSSAFIQPPPVVVTFPGPILSSFPQQAVVGSSGAPAFGGSLGLGGLYGAGATQGSGGLCTFGRPYAAPACSPCVLPRYTKKLWDTCGPC, from the coding sequence atgtcttgctacgacctgtgcccaccaaaaaccagcgtcgccgtccctcagcccatcgctgagagctgcaacgagctgtgcgcccgccagtgccccgactcctcggccttcatccagccgcccccggtcgtggtcaccttccccggccccatcctcagctccttcccccagcaagccgtggtgggctcctccggagcacccgcctttgggggctccctggggctggggggcctctacggtgccggggccacccagggctcgggaggcctctgcacctttggcagaccctacgctgctcctgcctgcagcccttgcgtcttgccccgctacaccaagaagctctgggacacctgtgggccctgctag